The DNA region AAAAGGAGGTTACAGCGAGGACGGGAGGCACAAAGATTTAACAAAGGCGAAGGATCTCAATAACGTTCTGTCTCTGCTCAGCTATCAGCATCTTTACAGACTATTTTTATTTCTCCACTAGGACGCTAGGAATCAAATCATGACTTTTACTAAcatcttgattcccctccccacccaagccAGCAAGTTCCCATATCCTCCACCCAgggacccctccccccatcagaAGGAAAAGACTCCATGCAAGTTGGGGACTGAACAAGTCAAACCTGTGAGAATAAGAGGGAGGGGTGCTTGTTCACATGGCCACTGCCTGGGGAGGGGTCACGTGATGACAGTGCCTACTTCCCGGCCAGCTGCTCGTAGAGCCGGGGCACATAATCGTCCCATTCAGCCTGGTAGCACGTACCAGCGACTGGGGACCCGAGCTTGTACTTGCCACGGAAGGCAGCCACCTTGAATTTGCCCCGGTGGTCCCCGGAACGGTTGCTCAGGACACGTTCGTCGCATTTGAGTGGCCCATTCTGCTCATAAACCAGCCACACATAGCGGTGAAGACCTGGGGGAAAGGCAGAGGGCAGATGTGGGCACAGCTGGCAGCACCAAATACAATGCCACCCATGGGGCCTGCAGACCCATCCTGATATTTTCCCATCCTTCCCTTAGCAATTCTGCCTCCCCCACTTGTGGATGTGGGAGATATGAGAGCAAGTCTGAGCTGACTTAAGGCTTGGGGGAGCCCTGTTCTAACTGGCCCGGCCCAGCTTCAGAGCAGCCAGAAGTGAGCCCCCTCCTGACCCTGCTAACGAACACTCTCTGCTCTGCCAGGGTCCCTCCCAGGGTCATGCCCAGCACAGCACAAGGAGCGTCCAAGTTCTGCAAAAAGTGGGTTGGCAGGTTTTTTAATTAGAGCACAACTCCTACTTGTGAGAATGGCTCTTCTCCTGTGGCTCCCTCTGTAATGAAACCACCTAGTTTTATAACTGCAAGAGAGAAATTAATAGATCCCGGGGAGATGTGCCCTCTCCTCTCTGCCACCACAGCTGCGCCAGGCAAACATGTGTCAGTGGTTGCTCAGGAAGGAGCCCTTCCTGAAGTCAGTCAGGCAGCCCCTCTGCTCTCCAGACTAGCCGGCTCCATGGGGGAAAGCAGCAACCTGCAgatgccccacccccacacttTCTTCTTGTTCAGGCCCTGTGAGTGGCAGGCCCTGAGTCCTGGACCTCTACCCCAGAACAAGGGCTCTTCACCTTGGGTGTGTCCTAGAGAAGCCCAGGGAGAGACTCCCTTTTCAGAAACaggttttaaaatgaatataaaaaatgcACTGGACTACAAAGGAAACTTATTCTTCTTAAATAaggatgtcatttttttctaccCAAGTTCATGGATTACCAGAAATCCCCCCCAGACCCCAGGAAGGGCTGGGGGGTAAAGGACTCTTAGAGCCCAGGTTAagccaaatgagatgataattgaaagcGCTTAGCACAGGTGAGCCACAGCACTGGCACATACTAACTGCTTTAATAATGTCAGCCAGCATTATGACTCTCTCTATCAATAAGCACCCCTAGCCATGAGCTAGAGCATCTCGGACTCTGGGAGCTCTTCTAGTCAAGGGTCATCTTCAATACCAATGGGATCCCCTGACCCACCCACCAAAGCGCTTGAAACACTGGCTgcacagaggacctgggttcaaatcctgcctcagatgctcactgcctgtgtgaccttggctgaaGCACCCAACAGGAAACATCAGCACCTCTGGGACTTTTTGGCAGCAGCTGAAAAGTGGAggtcacagatggggaaacagcaGGAGCAAGGCTCTGGCTTCGCTTAGGTCAGACCATTGGTGGCCAGCCCCCACCAGCTGCTCTACAGGACCCCTGCCCAGCTCACCACACCTCCCTGCCTGAGCCTGGGCACCTGCTCCGCACACAGACAAACCAACACGGTGCCAGAGGAGAGTGGCCAGGCCTGGCGGCTGAGGGGGCTCAGAGCCAGGGCCTTCAGGGGGAGGTGGGGAGCGGGGTGGGGAGACGGGTCTCATCATCAAGGATGACTGAAGCAGCAGGAAAAACCTGACATTCTTCAGCCAGCTTTATGACTTAATGTCCCTCTGTGACTGAGCTGTCACTTCCTAACACGTTCTCTGACAGCCCCTTTTCATGTaaatcttatctccattttacaaatgaagagaccgAGGCATGGCACAGGTAACCTGCCCAGGAAGCATCTCTGGGCTCGTTTCATCAGgtatgaaaggagggagggaggggtgaggctGAACCTGCAGGCTAAGCCAGGCCTGGAGCTGGGCATGGTGAGGGATGGGGGGTTGGTGCAGGAGGAGGAACAGCCTGGCCTACACcctacacacaaatgcacacacgcacgcacacagcACCGTCTAGTTATCTGGCATGTCCATCAATGTGCCATGAGGCACTCCTCAATTTTCATTCTGTCTTGGTCTCCCTACTACTCCATTTAGTGCATGGCACAAAGCAGGCCTTAATAAAGGTTTGCTGAGTGACCGatctgaaccaaggtcctctgacgcCTAAGCCGGCTCTGCTCTCCTTCCGCAGTGCCAGGCTGCAGAAGGAATGCCACATGATGAGCCCCACTCAGGGGAGGTCTGCAGGAAGAGGCTAGAAGCcagggcttccttcaaggcccctTAGAGAAAGGAGGCTGCTGGGCAAATGGACACAGGCAAACCCCGATATTCTACCATGACCCAGGGCTCAGAGGCCCCAGGAAGGCTTCCTCCAAGACTACATTGCACAGAACTGGCAGCGTGTAAACTCTCTTCACGAATGAAGACGTGCACCTCATCTACAACTCTGAGCCAATTCCTGGTATCACATCTGATGTCCCCTgtcctgaggcccctcccagccctgacgtCCTCTgtcctgaggcccctcccagccctcacATCCCCCGTTCTAGGCCCCTCCGAGCTCATCCATGCCTGTAAATAAACACCAGAGTGCATTCAGAGCCATTTGCAGTTGGAGGCCGGAGTGCATGCATCTGCTCAGGGCCAGAAGCAGCTCCAGACTTAGCTGCTGACTCACCTGTTCCCTTGGGTGGGCCGGAGCCCACATAATCCGAGAGCACCTCGCCGCTGCTGATATCACTGCCTTTCATGTTGACCACCAAGAAGTGGTGCCACTCCCTGAGGTGAAAAGAGACAGTCAAAACCCAGAGGACACTCTCATCCACAACCACCAGACACTCCCACTCCAGCCTTCAGAAGCTCCAGACCCAGGAGAGGTTCTGCCATGCCATGTTACTGAGAAGCCGGCTGGAGGGGGAGCCTGTGGATAAGGCCACTGCCAGATTCAAAGCCTAAAGTCTTGAGTGGGCACCTTTGAGGTTCATcagccatttccttccctggggGCCTTTCTGGGTCACAggatcctagagctggaagggacataagAGGACACCTACTCTGAACCCCGCATCTtagagatgacaaaactgaggtttGGGGAGTCAAAGGGTCACAAGTCACAGGGGGAGTGAGTGAGGAGGGATCTGAACCCATGACGACTCTCCTGGAGCAGCCCATGGCCTGCAGCAGGACCCGAAGCTGCCCAGAGAGGAGGCCGGAGTTGCAGGGCCCTACGGGAAAGACCAACTCTCAGTCTGGCCAGCCCCATGTCCCTCAAGCTGATGCTATAGTCCTCTCTAAGGCGGCTGGACAATGTCACGTGTGGAACGCTCAGGCTGGACTAGGCTTACTTGTTATAAGGGATTTCTGGGAAAGATTTagggtaagaggaaaggggagcgAAAGGAAACTGGACAAATGGACGGTTCTAAAGGCAACACGGTGATTATTATGTTTTCAAAAAAGCCAGCTGAGAGTCAGAGATAGGTGGTTTTGTGttcaaaaatcaaaattaaacacAGTGATGGGAGTCAGTGGCCTCTGAGCTCTGTGCCAGCGCTAGCTCTGGGGTCCTGTGCATCCCATTCCAGGAATAACGacggacaagtcactttactctctgagcctcagcttccacatctgtaaaaaggggatatcGACATTCCCAAGAGCTGGTTGTGGAGAAAGCAGGTGACAAACCTCAAGATGAAGCTCTGAGCTCTTCGCATACATTCTCATGACACAGGCCTCACAACAGGCCCAGGAGGCAGCTGTAGCATTATTCCCAattgacagatgaagaagctaagagaccttaagtgacctgcccaggcgGGGTCACCCcgccagatcctcctgactcccagcccagcctCGTCTGCATCTCTGGGATGGCACATGACATGCTAGAACATCGCCACCATCTTGTTCCTAAGGGATGTTCAGACAGGACCATCCTGTGCTCAAAGTCAAGCCACCCCCTGCGCGTGTGCAGCCTGGGGCTGGGGAAGCGGCTGTCAGGATTAGCACATGCACCCCCACCTTCCTCCAACTCACCGGAATTTGGGGTCCTTCCTGCTGGGAGCATCTGGGTCTGTGAGGACCAGAGTGTAGAGCTTGGAGGAGTCGCAGCCCTGCCATCCAATGCTGACCGGACGGCCCTTCACCTGCAGGGAAAGGACCAGCTGGTTGGCTGGGaggtagtgggggggggggggcggatagAAGACAACTGAGCTTTTGGTGTGCGTTCTCTGGCGCTGTGGGGATCCCCCACAGTGGGAACATGAAATCAGGGCATGTTCCCGGCTGACGTCAGACAGCCCTCTGAACTCCTAACAGCCTGTTCTCCGTGTGGCCTTCCCCAGAGCAGGAACACTACTTCACCAAAGATCCTGGCAGAACATCAGAATCTGTGCAGTGGGCCGGAGAACCAGAGAGGCCTCTCCTCtggctggcttttccccctactGCTCCCATCAACacaatggaagctccttgagggtaggggctgctTCACTGACCTTTGCACCTCAGCACCCAGTAGGCGCTTAGTAAATGCCTATTCAGAGCAGCTCACATTTCTAGGGCACCCCGGGAGGCAGGGGAATCTCAGTATTTTGGCcatcttacagagaaggaaactgaggtgcagagaaatCACTGACACATTCCAGCCCAGACTCCAGCTGTGGACCCTGAGAACACTATCTGGACCACAAGGCCGCCCACAAGTTCTGAGGGGGGAGAAAATGGGGAACTGGAATAGA from Trichosurus vulpecula isolate mTriVul1 chromosome 1, mTriVul1.pri, whole genome shotgun sequence includes:
- the PEBP1 gene encoding phosphatidylethanolamine-binding protein 1, whose protein sequence is MPVDLSLWTGPLSLREVEEKPQHPLSVKYADCEILELGQVLTPTQVKGRPVSIGWQGCDSSKLYTLVLTDPDAPSRKDPKFREWHHFLVVNMKGSDISSGEVLSDYVGSGPPKGTGLHRYVWLVYEQNGPLKCDERVLSNRSGDHRGKFKVAAFRGKYKLGSPVAGTCYQAEWDDYVPRLYEQLAGK